The DNA segment TTGCCAGCGCCTGGAACAAACTGAAAAATCGTACCTGGCGGTAACAAAATGTATCAACTTGGATGGTTTTCCACGGGCAGGGGCAAAGGGTCAAGAGGGCTGCTTAAAGCGGTACTTGACAGCATTGCATCGGGTGAGATTGATGCCGAGTTCGCTTTCGCCTTCTGCAGTCGTGAGTACGGCGAAACCGAACCGACCGACATTTTTCTCCATATGGTTGAGGACTACCATATTCCGCTGGTCACATTTTCCTATCAGGAATTTAAAGCAAAAACAGGTGGTTCGGGCGGTGTTCCTGATGAAATCTGGCCCTCATGGCGACTTGACTATGACCGCGAGGTAATGGCCAGGCTGCAGGATTACAAACCAGACCTGTGCGTGCTGGCAGGGTACATGCTTATCGTTGGGCCGGAGATGTGCCAGAAGTATGACATGATAAATCTCCACCCTGCTGCACCTGGTGGCCCGGCCGGGACCTGGCAGGAAGTCATCTGGAAATTGATTGAGACCGGGGCGGAATCAACCGGTGCCATGATGCACTTGGTCACGCCGGAACTGGACAAAGGCCCGGTGGTAACATACTGCACGTTCCCAATTCGTGGTGAACCGTTTGACCGGCATTGGACAGAGATAAAAGGAAAATCGGTGGCGCAGGTAAAACAGGAACAGGGTGAAGAGAACGCCCTTTTCCAGCTCATCCGACAACGAGGAGTGGTCAGAGAATTACCGCTGGTTATCACCACCGTCCAGGCATTCAGCCAGGGTCGGGTGCAGATAACGCCGGATAAAAGGGTCGTTGACGCCGGGGGGAGATTGATAAGAGTTTATGACCTCACCGCAGAAATCGATGAAAAGGTGAGTGGCTCTATCTGATTGCCCGGTCTGTTACCTGTAATATGCACTCCGAAACAAAACTCCCCTCCCTGATAAAAACCGAGAGGGGAATTTATTTTTTAAATCTGGTTGCTAATTACTTCTTCGCTTCTTTCGTACCGTCTTCTTTTGGTTTTTTCAGGACTTCGTCCACAATGCCGTATTCCACAGCCTGTTCGGCATTGAGGTAGAAATCACGGTCAGTATCATGAGCGATCTTTTCCAGTGTCTGCCCGGTATGCTTTACCAGGATACCCCTGATTATATCCTGAATGCGCATGATTTCCCGGGCGGCAATCTCGATGTCGGCGGCGTATCCCTGAGCGCCACCGAAAGCCTGATGCATATGAACGGTGGAGTTGGGTAAGGCATATCGCTTGCCCTTGGCGCCAGCGCAGAGCAGCACTGTACCCATGCTTGCCGCCAGTCCAAGACAGATGGTGGAAACATCCGGCTGGATGAGCTGTATGGTGTCGTAAATCGCCAGGCCGGCATTAATGACGCCGCCCGGGCAGTGAATGTAAAGGCTTATATCCTTGTCCGGGTCCTCCCTTGCCAGATAGAGCAACTGGGCAACAATGACGTTGGTCACCTGGTCATTGATAGGCATACCCAGCATGACGATGCGCTCTTTCAGCAAGAGTGAATAGATATCAAAGGCGCGCTCCCCTCTGGCACCACTCTCGATGACCATCGGTATGACATTCATTGGATTGATATTCATTTTTTAGCCACCTCCTTTTTAGGTTTCCCTTTTTTCTCCTTCTCGCTTTTGGCTATTTCCACCAGTCGCGCGACCGTTTTGCGTGCCAGTAAGATTTGCCGGATAGAATCACGGGAAGGCGGTGCATTGAATGCCTTCTGCAATTCTTCCTTGTTCTCAGCCGCATTTTGCAGCATCGTTTCAATCTCATTATCTATCTCTTTATCATTTACTTCAATCTTTTCTGTTTCTGCAAGCTTGCCCAGTACGAGAGATTGTGTTACTCTTCTGGTCGCCACCGGATGTAATTCCTCGTGCAGTTGCTCCTCTGTTTTATCAATGCTCTTCAAATATTCTTCCAGGTTCGCGCCCTGCCTTTCAAATTGCCGGGTTTGCTCATGCATTATACGATGTATTTCGGCATCCATCAGAATTGGCGGAAATTCAACCTGAGAGGAGGCGACCACCGCATCTATGACTTTGTCTTCAAAATCGACCTTGGTTTTCGCTTCCGCCCTTAGCTTCAGGTTTCGGGATACCTCTTCCTTCAGAGCAGCCATATTCTTGATTTCAGGCCCCAGTTGTGTGGCGAACTCGTCGTTAAGCTCGGGCAATATCTCCTGTTTTACCTCCAGCATTTTCACCGTGAAATGGGCCTCTTTTCCGGCGAATTCATTTTGGGCGTAATCTTCCGGAAGTTTGATATTGAAGTTCTTCTCATCTCCTTTATTCATCCCGATAAGCTCTTCGGCAAAGCCCGGGGCCGGAGAGCTGGAATCCTGCATAACGAGGTACTGTACTCCTTCCCGGTTGATAAATGGCGAACCATCCACCTGGCTCTCTAAATTGAATACAGCCAAATCACCAAACTTAATGGCGCGTTCCATCGATTCCCAGGTCGCATTCTGGTGGCGCAGCTGTTCGATCACTTCATTCACATTCGCAGCTGTTACTTTCACCGGGTCGGGCTTCATTTTGACACTCTGATAATCACCCAGCTGTACCACAGGTGCCATAGGTACCTTGGCCTTGAAAATGACCGGGTCGGTTTGCACCAGTTCAATCTCCGGACGGGCAATAGCTTCTATCTGCTGTTCTTTGATTGCTTTCTCATAGGCCTGCGGCAGCAAATGGTTCACCGCATCCTCGAGAACGTTATCTCTACCCAGATAGCGTTCCAGTATGGCACGCGGTGCTTTGCCTTTGCGAAAGCCCGGGATATTGGCCCGTTTGGCCAGGCGCTGATAGGACTCTGCCATTGACTCTTCAATTTCCTGCGGTTCCATCTCAATGGTTAGAAATACCTGACTGTTCTCCGTCTTTTCCTTGGTTACCTTCACGACTTCGCTACCTTTTCACTCAGCACTTTTTTATCCTGAAAATGTTTCAGAAGACCGGTAATATTCATGGCCACTATGCCGTCGGCCAGGTACTGATAGAGAGGTCCCGATTCTCTGGCCGGTTCCAGCTCGGAATAAAGCTGCGCCCTTATCCTTTTAAATGCCGCTTCAAAGCCTCCTTCGACAAAGGCCTGGGAAATGAGGGTATTCCAGGCTTTGAGTTTATCCATAGCTGTTTGTATGCTTTCTCTAACCTTGTCAGTGGCGCCAAAGTGACCGAAGTAAATCAGATTTGCGTTCAACTCCATCAATCTTTGCAGCGAACTTGTATATAGCTCGAGGTCAAAGGCAGGTGGCGGTGTGGCCGGCATCAGCACCTTACCTTCTGCCACCGAGATACCAATGGCATCACCGCTGAACAGGCCGTTGTTCCGACTCTCCAGAATACACAGTTGATGTGGGGCGTGTCCGGGCATATGGAGAACGCGCAGGCTTTGCCTTTCACCGAGCTTGAATACTTCGTCACCGGATACCGGCACGACCCTCTCCTCATCAATTGGTGCCATCGGCCCGGTCTTTTGCATCATCCTTTCTCCCATCGTAGAGGCGAAGCTTTTCACCAGTCTCTCCGGATTAGACAAGTGCCGGGCACCTTTATCATGGACTATAACCCGGGCCCGGGGCATATATTTTATCAGTTCACCAGCCCCACCGGCATGGTCCAGATGAATATGAGTTACGACAATGTAATCTATATCCTCAGGGTCAATCCCCGTCTTTTTTATGCCATTCAGGACTGTATTCACCGAGGTGGCCGGGCCGGTATCAATCAGCGCTTTCTTCTCTTCATTGATAAGGTAAACACTTCCCCACTTGGGGATGGAATAAAGCTCGTTGTCGATTAGAATTATGTTTTGGGCTACTTCTTTTATGTCAACCATCTATTCTTCTTCTTCGCGCAAAAGGATGTGCAGTTCAGCAAGCTGTTCCTCCGTGACCGGTGCCGGGGCATTGAAAGTCAGGTCAAGGGCGCCCTGGGTCTTGGGGAAAGCGATTACCTCGCGGATGGTCTCTTTGCCTGCCAGCAGCATCACGATGCGGTCAATGCCCAGCGCGATACCTCCGTGAGGCGGCGCACCATATTCAAATGCCTCAAGCATATGCCCGAAGCGCTCTTCAATATCATCGTCAGTGTAACCAAGCAGCTGGAATATTTTGCGCTGGAGTGTTGCCGTGTGAATTCTGAGGCTGCCGCCGCCGATCTCAAACCCGTTGCATATCATGTCGTAGTGTTTGCTGCGCACCTTTTCCGGCGCCGTATCCAGAAGCGACTCATCTTCATCCCACGGCCTGGTGAAAGGGTGGTGTTCCGATTCCCAGTAACCGGTTTCTTCGTTCTTTCTCAGCAGGGGGAAATTTTTAATGTAGGCAAAAGCGAGCGTGTTCGGGTCGGCCAGTTTCAGCCGTTGCCCTATTTCCTGTCGCATTGCACCGAGTGAGATATTTACCGTTTTGGCATCACCGGCAACAATCAGAAGCAGGTCGCCAGTGCTTGCCTCCATGCGCTCCGCCATTGCCTTTATCTGTTCCAAGGTAAGGAACTTGGCCGCTACCGAGTGGACCATGTCGGGGGTTAACTCATCCAGGCTGCCACCTTTTGACTCACCGAGTGCTATCGTTACCAGTCCGCCCGCTCCGCAACTGCGTGCCAGCTGGTTCAAATCATCGAGTTGTTTCCGGCTGTAGGCAGCACAACCCGGTGCCCGGATGCCCTTGACCTTGCCTCCACCGGCAACAGCCGAGGTGAAAATGTCAAAACTTGACTGCGCCGCGATGTCTGACAAGTCTTTCAATTCAAGGCCGAAGCGCAGGTCAGGTTTATCCGTTCCATATTGATTCATGACATCGTTATAGCTGAAGCGGGAAAAAGATTCCATAACCTTCGTATCCGGCTTGATGGTCTTTACCAGAGCAATGAAGAGTCGCTCCAGCAAGCTTAAAATGTCCTCGTCTTCAACGAAGCTCATTTCCAGATCGAGCTGGGTGAATTCAGGCTGGCGGTCGGCTCGCGTGTCCTCATCACGAAAACAGCGGGCAATCTGGTAGTATTTCTCCATCCCGGCGACCATCAGCAATTGCTTGAGTTGCTGTGGA comes from the Chloroflexota bacterium genome and includes:
- a CDS encoding phosphoglycerate transporter, which translates into the protein MYQLGWFSTGRGKGSRGLLKAVLDSIASGEIDAEFAFAFCSREYGETEPTDIFLHMVEDYHIPLVTFSYQEFKAKTGGSGGVPDEIWPSWRLDYDREVMARLQDYKPDLCVLAGYMLIVGPEMCQKYDMINLHPAAPGGPAGTWQEVIWKLIETGAESTGAMMHLVTPELDKGPVVTYCTFPIRGEPFDRHWTEIKGKSVAQVKQEQGEENALFQLIRQRGVVRELPLVITTVQAFSQGRVQITPDKRVVDAGGRLIRVYDLTAEIDEKVSGSI
- a CDS encoding ATP-dependent Clp protease proteolytic subunit, whose amino-acid sequence is MNVIPMVIESGARGERAFDIYSLLLKERIVMLGMPINDQVTNVIVAQLLYLAREDPDKDISLYIHCPGGVINAGLAIYDTIQLIQPDVSTICLGLAASMGTVLLCAGAKGKRYALPNSTVHMHQAFGGAQGYAADIEIAAREIMRIQDIIRGILVKHTGQTLEKIAHDTDRDFYLNAEQAVEYGIVDEVLKKPKEDGTKEAKK
- the tig gene encoding trigger factor, which gives rise to MKVTKEKTENSQVFLTIEMEPQEIEESMAESYQRLAKRANIPGFRKGKAPRAILERYLGRDNVLEDAVNHLLPQAYEKAIKEQQIEAIARPEIELVQTDPVIFKAKVPMAPVVQLGDYQSVKMKPDPVKVTAANVNEVIEQLRHQNATWESMERAIKFGDLAVFNLESQVDGSPFINREGVQYLVMQDSSSPAPGFAEELIGMNKGDEKNFNIKLPEDYAQNEFAGKEAHFTVKMLEVKQEILPELNDEFATQLGPEIKNMAALKEEVSRNLKLRAEAKTKVDFEDKVIDAVVASSQVEFPPILMDAEIHRIMHEQTRQFERQGANLEEYLKSIDKTEEQLHEELHPVATRRVTQSLVLGKLAETEKIEVNDKEIDNEIETMLQNAAENKEELQKAFNAPPSRDSIRQILLARKTVARLVEIAKSEKEKKGKPKKEVAKK
- a CDS encoding MBL fold metallo-hydrolase, whose product is MVDIKEVAQNIILIDNELYSIPKWGSVYLINEEKKALIDTGPATSVNTVLNGIKKTGIDPEDIDYIVVTHIHLDHAGGAGELIKYMPRARVIVHDKGARHLSNPERLVKSFASTMGERMMQKTGPMAPIDEERVVPVSGDEVFKLGERQSLRVLHMPGHAPHQLCILESRNNGLFSGDAIGISVAEGKVLMPATPPPAFDLELYTSSLQRLMELNANLIYFGHFGATDKVRESIQTAMDKLKAWNTLISQAFVEGGFEAAFKRIRAQLYSELEPARESGPLYQYLADGIVAMNITGLLKHFQDKKVLSEKVAKS
- the aspS gene encoding aspartate--tRNA ligase, with protein sequence MLKSHNCGELRKENVGQTVTLAGWVDRRRDHGGLIFIDLRDREGIVQVAFNPEVSKSCHKVASQMRSEFVVWASGEVAKRPPGTENLKLSTGEVEVIAHDAKILNPSKTPPFYINEDVEVEENLRLKYRYLDLRRAVMRENMILRHQVVKFIRDFFDADGFIEIETPILIKSTPEGARDYLVPSRVHAGKFYALPQSPQQLKQLLMVAGMEKYYQIARCFRDEDTRADRQPEFTQLDLEMSFVEDEDILSLLERLFIALVKTIKPDTKVMESFSRFSYNDVMNQYGTDKPDLRFGLELKDLSDIAAQSSFDIFTSAVAGGGKVKGIRAPGCAAYSRKQLDDLNQLARSCGAGGLVTIALGESKGGSLDELTPDMVHSVAAKFLTLEQIKAMAERMEASTGDLLLIVAGDAKTVNISLGAMRQEIGQRLKLADPNTLAFAYIKNFPLLRKNEETGYWESEHHPFTRPWDEDESLLDTAPEKVRSKHYDMICNGFEIGGGSLRIHTATLQRKIFQLLGYTDDDIEERFGHMLEAFEYGAPPHGGIALGIDRIVMLLAGKETIREVIAFPKTQGALDLTFNAPAPVTEEQLAELHILLREEEE